The following coding sequences lie in one Polynucleobacter necessarius genomic window:
- a CDS encoding acyl-CoA carboxylase subunit beta: protein MKEITQQLEAKRELARLGGGQKRIQAQHAKGKLTARERIELLLDAGTFEEWDMFVEHRCHDFGMGDQTVPGDGVVTGYGMINGRLVFVFSQDFTVLGGSLSEAHAEKICKIMDQALKVGAPVIGLNDSGGARIQEGVASLGGYAEIFQRNVTASGVIPQISLIMGPSAGGAVYSPALTDFIFMVKDSSYMFVTGPEVVKTVTHEDVTSEELGGAVTHSTISGVCDLAFENDVDAIMMLRRFFNYLPLSNREKPPLIKGANRTEEPDFSLDTLVPSNPNQPYDMKELIEKIVDNGEFFELQPDYAKNIVIGFARMEGRSIGIVANQPLVLAGCLDIKASIKAARFVRFCDAFNIPVVTLVDVPGFMPGTAQEYGGIIKHGAKLLYAYADCTVPKVTLITRKAYGGTYDVMASKHLRGDVNFAWPSAEIAVMGPKGAVEIIFREEKSDLEKIAAREAEYKSKFANPFVAGRRGYIDDVILPHETRKRIARSLAMLKDKDLKNPARKHGNIPL from the coding sequence ATGAAAGAAATCACCCAACAACTGGAAGCAAAGCGCGAGCTAGCACGCTTAGGTGGTGGGCAAAAGCGGATTCAGGCTCAGCATGCTAAGGGCAAATTAACGGCCCGAGAGCGTATTGAGCTCTTGCTTGATGCGGGGACTTTTGAAGAGTGGGATATGTTCGTTGAACATCGTTGCCACGATTTTGGAATGGGTGATCAAACCGTTCCAGGTGATGGCGTGGTGACTGGATACGGGATGATTAATGGTCGCCTGGTCTTTGTTTTTTCCCAAGACTTCACGGTCTTAGGAGGCTCTTTATCAGAAGCGCATGCAGAGAAAATTTGCAAGATCATGGATCAGGCCCTCAAAGTAGGTGCTCCAGTAATTGGTTTGAATGATTCTGGCGGTGCTCGTATTCAAGAGGGTGTTGCATCTTTAGGTGGCTATGCGGAGATTTTTCAGCGCAACGTCACTGCCTCTGGAGTGATTCCTCAAATCTCCTTGATCATGGGACCGTCAGCAGGTGGCGCAGTGTATTCACCGGCTTTAACTGACTTCATCTTTATGGTCAAAGATAGCTCATATATGTTTGTGACTGGTCCTGAAGTGGTGAAGACGGTTACTCATGAGGATGTTACTTCTGAAGAGTTGGGTGGTGCTGTTACTCATTCCACTATCTCTGGAGTTTGTGATCTCGCCTTTGAGAATGATGTTGATGCAATCATGATGTTGCGTCGTTTCTTCAATTACTTGCCACTGTCAAATCGTGAGAAGCCGCCACTGATTAAAGGTGCCAATCGTACTGAAGAGCCTGATTTTTCCTTAGATACATTAGTTCCATCTAATCCAAATCAACCCTATGACATGAAAGAGTTGATAGAGAAGATTGTGGACAATGGCGAGTTTTTTGAGCTTCAGCCAGACTACGCCAAAAATATTGTGATTGGTTTTGCTCGTATGGAAGGCCGCTCGATTGGTATCGTAGCGAACCAACCATTAGTATTGGCTGGCTGTTTAGATATCAAGGCATCGATTAAGGCAGCTCGTTTCGTGCGCTTCTGTGATGCATTCAATATTCCTGTCGTAACTTTAGTTGATGTACCGGGCTTTATGCCAGGTACCGCTCAAGAATATGGAGGCATCATTAAACATGGTGCGAAATTGCTTTACGCTTACGCAGATTGCACGGTACCCAAAGTGACCTTGATTACTCGTAAAGCTTATGGCGGCACATACGACGTGATGGCATCAAAGCATTTAAGGGGAGACGTGAACTTTGCTTGGCCATCAGCAGAGATTGCTGTGATGGGTCCAAAAGGCGCGGTAGAAATTATCTTCCGTGAGGAAAAATCGGATCTGGAGAAGATTGCTGCTAGAGAAGCCGAGTACAAGTCGAAGTTTGCAAACCCATTTGTGGCAGGTCGACGTGGTTACATTGACGATGTCATCCTCCCGCATGAGACCCGCAAACGTATTGCGCGTTCATTAGCAATGCTCAAAGATAAGGATTTAAAGAATCCTGCGCGTAAACACGGCAACATTCCTCTGTAA
- the accC gene encoding acetyl-CoA carboxylase biotin carboxylase subunit, whose amino-acid sequence MFKKILIANRGEIACRVMKTAKKMGIKTVAVYSEADKEARHVQMADEAICIGPAPSRESYLVMDRIIQACKDTGAEAVHPGYGFLSENEQFAKRCEEEGIVFIGPKHQSIAAMGDKIASKKLALEAKVNTIPGHNEAIATTEEAVKIAQGIGYPVMIKASAGGGGKGLRVAFNDKEAADGFAACKTEAMNSLGDDRIFIEKFVEGPRHIEIQVLGDSHGNVVYLNERDCSIQRRHQKVIEEAPSPFIDPATRKTMGEQAVALAKAVNYQSAGTVEFVVGKDKSFYFLEMNTRLQVEHPVTESITGLDLVEQMIRVAAGEKLAFKQEDVKLDGWSMECRINADDPFRNFLPSTGRLVKYRPPESINGVRVDTGVYEGGEIPMYYDSMIAKLIVHGKDRAEAIEKMRAALNEFVIRGIHSNIPFQAALLQHPRFVNGDFTTGFIAEEYPEGFKKDSVQPADPRRLAALAAFMRYRYLEHIKMIDGQLAGHEMVIAKKFVVVTGKKSGSMVDPYEEPVRIELKDGIYSVYIDDDAGVSRYDIVSDWRPGQQTLHATINGTSKITAQVERKGVKFYLVLDGAHYECMVLSPLGAELQRRMPVKLPPDTSKLVMSPMPGLLTKIAVKVGEAVTAGQRLASIEAMKMENTISAIQDGVVAEICAKEGDSLAVDQLIIRFE is encoded by the coding sequence ATGTTTAAGAAAATTTTGATTGCTAACCGCGGTGAGATTGCTTGCCGTGTTATGAAAACTGCTAAAAAGATGGGCATTAAGACTGTTGCAGTCTATTCGGAAGCAGACAAGGAAGCGCGTCACGTGCAAATGGCGGACGAGGCAATTTGCATCGGACCTGCGCCTTCTCGCGAATCGTATCTGGTGATGGATCGCATTATTCAGGCTTGCAAAGATACAGGCGCTGAGGCAGTTCATCCTGGCTACGGATTCTTATCTGAGAATGAGCAATTTGCTAAGCGCTGTGAGGAGGAGGGTATTGTCTTCATCGGTCCAAAGCATCAATCGATTGCTGCCATGGGCGATAAGATTGCCTCTAAAAAGCTCGCATTAGAAGCTAAGGTCAATACGATTCCTGGCCATAACGAAGCGATTGCCACTACTGAAGAGGCTGTCAAGATTGCTCAGGGTATTGGTTACCCAGTCATGATTAAAGCCTCTGCGGGTGGTGGCGGTAAGGGATTGCGTGTTGCTTTTAACGATAAAGAGGCGGCTGACGGTTTTGCTGCTTGCAAGACCGAGGCGATGAATAGTTTAGGTGATGATCGTATCTTTATTGAAAAATTTGTTGAAGGTCCACGCCATATTGAGATCCAGGTGTTGGGCGATTCTCATGGCAATGTAGTGTATTTGAACGAACGCGACTGCTCGATTCAACGTCGTCACCAAAAAGTGATTGAAGAGGCGCCGTCACCTTTTATTGATCCAGCAACTCGTAAGACTATGGGTGAGCAGGCCGTAGCCTTGGCAAAAGCGGTGAACTATCAATCGGCTGGTACGGTTGAGTTTGTGGTTGGCAAAGACAAGTCTTTTTACTTCTTGGAAATGAACACGCGTTTGCAGGTTGAGCATCCGGTTACCGAAAGTATTACTGGTCTTGACTTAGTTGAGCAGATGATTCGAGTTGCAGCTGGCGAAAAGCTTGCCTTCAAGCAAGAAGATGTCAAATTGGATGGCTGGTCAATGGAGTGTCGTATTAATGCGGATGACCCATTCCGTAATTTCTTGCCATCAACTGGTCGCTTAGTTAAATATCGTCCGCCTGAGTCTATCAATGGTGTGCGGGTTGATACTGGCGTGTATGAAGGTGGTGAAATCCCGATGTACTACGACTCCATGATTGCAAAACTGATTGTTCATGGAAAGGATCGTGCTGAGGCGATTGAAAAAATGCGTGCCGCCTTAAATGAATTTGTGATTCGCGGTATTCACTCCAATATTCCATTCCAGGCAGCACTACTGCAGCATCCTCGTTTTGTGAATGGTGACTTTACTACTGGATTTATTGCTGAAGAATACCCAGAAGGCTTCAAGAAGGACTCGGTTCAGCCTGCCGATCCACGTCGCTTAGCAGCCTTGGCGGCGTTTATGCGTTATCGCTACCTTGAGCACATCAAGATGATTGATGGCCAATTGGCAGGTCACGAGATGGTCATTGCTAAGAAGTTTGTTGTGGTAACGGGCAAGAAATCCGGCTCAATGGTTGATCCTTACGAAGAGCCAGTGCGTATTGAGCTCAAAGATGGCATCTACTCGGTATATATTGATGATGATGCTGGCGTCAGTCGTTACGACATCGTGAGCGATTGGCGTCCTGGTCAGCAAACCTTGCATGCCACTATCAATGGAACGAGCAAGATTACCGCTCAAGTTGAGCGTAAGGGCGTGAAGTTTTATCTCGTCCTGGATGGCGCTCATTATGAATGTATGGTCTTAAGTCCATTGGGTGCAGAACTTCAGCGTCGTATGCCTGTGAAGTTGCCACCGGATACTTCAAAGTTAGTAATGTCTCCAATGCCAGGTTTATTAACCAAGATTGCTGTTAAGGTCGGCGAGGCAGTGACAGCGGGGCAAAGACTGGCTTCCATTGAGGCAATGAAAATGGAAAACACGATTTCGGCAATTCAAGATGGTGTTGTTGCTGAAATCTGTGCCAAAGAAGGTGATAGCTTGGCTGTAGATCAACTCATTATTCGCTTTGAATAA
- a CDS encoding VOC family protein, whose amino-acid sequence MATKPFKILGIQQIAIGGENKERLKKLWVDMLGLDYRSTFVSERENVDEDICSIGSGAHEIEVDLMQPFDIEKKPAVHQTPLNHIGLWVDDLPKAVEWLSANGLRFAPGGIRKGAAGYDITFVHPKGNDEFPISGEGVLIELVQAPPDVIAGLSS is encoded by the coding sequence ATGGCGACTAAACCATTCAAGATTCTGGGTATTCAGCAAATCGCTATTGGTGGTGAAAATAAAGAGCGACTCAAGAAACTCTGGGTTGATATGCTTGGCCTTGATTACAGGAGCACTTTTGTTTCTGAACGTGAGAACGTGGACGAGGATATCTGCTCCATCGGTTCTGGGGCGCATGAGATCGAAGTAGATCTCATGCAACCTTTTGATATCGAGAAAAAGCCAGCGGTACATCAGACACCACTAAATCACATCGGTTTATGGGTAGATGATTTGCCTAAGGCAGTTGAGTGGCTTTCCGCCAATGGCCTGCGCTTTGCGCCAGGAGGTATACGCAAAGGTGCAGCAGGATATGACATCACTTTTGTGCATCCCAAGGGAAATGATGAGTTTCCCATTAGCGGCGAAGGCGTTCTGATTGAGCTTGTTCAGGCCCCGCCTGATGTTATTGCAGGATTGAGTTCATAA
- the tsaB gene encoding tRNA (adenosine(37)-N6)-threonylcarbamoyltransferase complex dimerization subunit type 1 TsaB — protein sequence MTRILAIDTSSTWCSVALSLGDSVPQLRHELVSAGASQLLLPWVQDLLAQAQIKLSDLDVMAVGIGPGAFTGVRLGVAAVQGLAVSAHLPVISVVSLDAIAAQAIITASFDRIKPTNFVVAIDARMDEIYWAKYEYQQGMPLAKRVGEIHLSKPEEIDLTGIHYLAGSAIAVYGERLFTHNSIAADCLDPEVPLSALGILDCAKPMFKAGLQTDVRCLEPLYVRNKVALTTAERDLVFKKIR from the coding sequence TTGACGCGCATACTGGCCATCGACACCTCTTCTACTTGGTGTTCGGTGGCTTTATCTTTAGGTGATTCAGTGCCACAGCTGCGACATGAGTTAGTGTCGGCTGGCGCTAGCCAGTTATTGCTTCCATGGGTTCAGGACTTACTGGCACAAGCGCAGATTAAATTGTCTGATTTAGATGTGATGGCAGTCGGTATTGGGCCGGGCGCATTTACTGGAGTTCGACTAGGTGTTGCTGCCGTCCAAGGTTTGGCTGTATCGGCACATCTTCCTGTGATCTCGGTTGTCAGCCTGGATGCCATTGCTGCGCAAGCGATCATAACTGCATCATTTGACAGGATCAAACCAACTAATTTTGTAGTTGCGATCGATGCCCGTATGGATGAGATTTATTGGGCAAAGTATGAATATCAACAAGGAATGCCTCTGGCTAAACGAGTGGGTGAGATACATCTATCTAAACCTGAAGAAATTGATCTAACAGGGATTCACTACCTTGCTGGAAGTGCGATTGCAGTTTATGGAGAAAGATTGTTTACCCACAATAGCATTGCCGCAGACTGCTTAGATCCTGAAGTACCGCTATCGGCCTTGGGAATTTTGGATTGCGCTAAACCGATGTTCAAGGCTGGTCTCCAGACGGATGTAAGGTGCCTGGAGCCTTTGTATGTACGCAATAAAGTAGCGCTGACTACTGCTGAGCGCGATTTGGTCTTTAAAAAGATTCGTTAG
- the rimI gene encoding ribosomal protein S18-alanine N-acetyltransferase, whose amino-acid sequence MSQASEGAELSFMPMESSDLDAVLAIEAVSHLHPWTRGNFSDSLAAGHWAYCIRPRLDQDHTQRGTFLDPQVLWAYCILYPAVDELHLLNITVSPKLRQLGLGSRMMNAIEGVAAQQNMPRIILEVRPSNTPAVAFYQRLGYEQIGVRKNYYPLNPESGKREDAIVMAKSIKLAV is encoded by the coding sequence ATGAGTCAGGCGAGCGAAGGGGCAGAGCTATCGTTCATGCCGATGGAGTCTTCTGATTTAGATGCAGTTCTTGCAATTGAAGCGGTTTCTCATCTTCACCCTTGGACCCGAGGAAATTTTTCAGATTCCTTGGCGGCAGGACATTGGGCTTATTGCATCAGACCACGGTTGGATCAAGATCATACTCAGCGCGGTACATTTCTAGATCCCCAAGTGTTATGGGCCTATTGCATTTTGTATCCCGCAGTTGATGAACTCCATCTCTTGAATATCACTGTTTCCCCTAAGTTGAGGCAATTAGGGCTTGGCTCTCGCATGATGAATGCAATCGAGGGGGTCGCTGCGCAGCAAAATATGCCACGAATTATTTTAGAGGTCAGGCCATCGAATACTCCTGCCGTAGCTTTTTACCAAAGACTGGGTTATGAGCAAATAGGGGTGCGCAAAAATTACTATCCCCTTAATCCAGAGTCTGGAAAGCGTGAGGATGCAATAGTCATGGCTAAATCGATTAAGCTAGCGGTATGA
- a CDS encoding uracil-DNA glycosylase family protein, producing MSNLRSSFLKEMGITEWTSHESPLVAQSSEVMSTGGQAHAQAQVHAQEFATSHAGTPRVHWMFFGLQPSGDTQVLFQNVLRVLGLAKNEWSWKNPEDNLSQIKVPDSGVPVVAFAFGGPTAQKITGERDPLSQLRETILALNTGADDEIPVVASFDLSQLVSKSKEKALLWQDLLLAKSVLQNS from the coding sequence ATGAGCAATTTAAGGTCTAGCTTCCTAAAGGAAATGGGTATTACGGAGTGGACATCCCACGAAAGCCCTCTGGTCGCGCAATCTTCGGAAGTCATGTCTACTGGCGGTCAAGCTCACGCCCAAGCGCAAGTTCATGCACAAGAGTTTGCCACTAGCCATGCCGGCACTCCACGCGTTCATTGGATGTTTTTTGGCCTTCAGCCTTCGGGGGATACCCAAGTTTTATTTCAGAACGTACTTCGTGTGTTGGGACTGGCCAAGAATGAATGGTCTTGGAAGAATCCAGAGGACAATCTATCTCAAATCAAAGTCCCTGATAGTGGAGTGCCAGTAGTAGCGTTTGCATTTGGCGGGCCAACAGCCCAAAAAATTACCGGTGAGCGTGATCCATTGTCCCAATTGCGTGAGACCATCCTCGCTTTAAATACCGGTGCCGATGATGAAATTCCAGTTGTCGCATCTTTTGATTTGAGCCAATTAGTTAGCAAGTCTAAAGAGAAGGCGCTGTTATGGCAGGATCTTTTGTTGGCGAAATCTGTACTGCAAAACAGTTAA
- the lplT gene encoding lysophospholipid transporter LplT translates to MNRSFYIIMAAQFFSSLADNALLIAAIALLVQLNAPAWMTPLLKLFFVLSYVLLAAFVGAFADSRPKGNVMFITNTIKFIGCVAMLLGSHPLMSYAIVGLGAAAYSPAKYGILTELLPPEKLVAANGWIEGLTVGSIILGTVLGGVLISSSVSESLLAFDFPSINTEIDTPAESAILIIMMIYVVAALINLKIPDTGARYVAQKSNPIALIKDFSVCFKTLWDDRLGQISLAVTTLFWGAGATLQFIVIKWAQVALHMNLSQGAILQAISAVGVAGGAVWAAWRVPLRNSLNVLPYGIAMGLVVCLLAVYNFDMIPNTPLVTIGKLQITLNLLLAYFLLVLVGWLAGYFVVPMNALLQHRGHVLMSAGHSIAVQNFNENISVLAMLAIYSLLIWLDLPVQYVIIGFGLVVSCIMWMVIKRHQRNQAEYDSMHLIGEHKHELH, encoded by the coding sequence ATGAACCGCAGTTTTTACATCATTATGGCGGCGCAATTTTTTTCGTCGCTTGCCGATAACGCCCTGCTGATTGCAGCAATTGCCCTCCTGGTCCAGCTCAATGCTCCGGCCTGGATGACCCCTTTGCTCAAATTATTCTTCGTACTGTCCTATGTTCTGCTAGCAGCCTTTGTGGGTGCCTTTGCAGACTCCCGCCCTAAGGGCAATGTCATGTTCATCACGAATACGATCAAATTTATTGGTTGCGTAGCCATGCTTTTGGGAAGTCACCCATTAATGTCTTACGCTATTGTTGGCCTTGGAGCTGCAGCCTACTCTCCTGCTAAATATGGAATATTGACTGAGCTCTTGCCGCCCGAGAAATTGGTTGCTGCCAATGGGTGGATTGAGGGTCTCACGGTTGGCTCTATTATCCTTGGCACCGTCCTAGGCGGTGTTCTGATTAGCAGTTCGGTTTCAGAGAGCCTTCTTGCTTTTGATTTTCCCAGTATCAATACCGAAATCGATACCCCAGCAGAGTCCGCCATTTTGATCATCATGATGATCTATGTAGTGGCCGCGCTCATCAACCTCAAAATTCCCGATACTGGAGCACGTTACGTTGCCCAAAAATCTAATCCGATTGCTTTAATAAAAGATTTTTCTGTTTGCTTCAAAACACTCTGGGATGATCGTTTGGGTCAAATCTCTTTGGCAGTGACTACTTTATTTTGGGGTGCTGGCGCAACCTTGCAATTTATTGTGATTAAGTGGGCGCAAGTAGCTTTGCATATGAATCTGTCGCAAGGTGCTATTTTGCAAGCGATCTCTGCTGTTGGGGTTGCGGGTGGCGCAGTATGGGCTGCGTGGCGCGTCCCTTTGCGTAACTCTTTAAATGTTTTGCCTTATGGGATTGCTATGGGCTTGGTTGTCTGCCTATTGGCCGTCTATAACTTCGACATGATTCCCAACACTCCTTTGGTGACCATCGGCAAACTTCAAATCACTCTCAACCTACTGCTAGCATATTTCTTATTGGTGCTGGTAGGTTGGTTGGCCGGCTATTTTGTGGTTCCGATGAATGCCCTCTTGCAACACCGTGGACATGTTCTCATGTCAGCAGGCCACTCTATTGCAGTTCAAAACTTCAATGAAAATATATCTGTATTGGCAATGTTGGCAATTTACTCATTGCTAATCTGGTTAGACCTGCCAGTGCAATACGTCATTATTGGCTTTGGCTTGGTTGTAAGCTGCATTATGTGGATGGTCATTAAACGACATCAGCGCAACCAAGCAGAGTATGACTCAATGCACTTGATTGGCGAACACAAGCACGAACTACATTAA
- the alr gene encoding alanine racemase — protein sequence MHRPILASIYSQAFQHNLNRVRELAPESKIWSVIKARVYGHGFEAALKGLNSTDGFALLDIQDAVWLRGHGWQGRILLLEGLFHENELDLAQELRCDLVVHCEAQLEWLERYFNSRNKTFSIFLKMNTGMNRLGFRPEAYRIAFHRLHALGYRMHHMTHFANADQVNCLPTVGEQLDVFTQATEGLDAPTSMANSAAVLWHRNALGDWVRPGIMLYGASPTGLYADIEHANLKAVMQLRSEIIDIQELQKGERIGYGGRYEASEGMRIGVVACGYADGYPRQAEDGTPVWVSNGLQDSKGVICPLVGRVSMDMLTVDLRNAPNAKIGSVVELWGDQVPVDEVARMGDTIGYELLCAVAPRVPVAIV from the coding sequence ATTCATAGACCAATTTTGGCATCAATTTATTCTCAGGCCTTTCAGCATAACTTAAACCGTGTTCGGGAGTTGGCTCCAGAATCCAAAATATGGTCAGTTATTAAGGCTAGAGTGTATGGCCATGGATTTGAAGCAGCTTTGAAAGGCCTCAACTCCACAGATGGTTTTGCCCTTTTGGATATCCAGGATGCAGTTTGGCTCAGAGGACATGGTTGGCAAGGTCGAATCCTCCTGTTGGAAGGACTCTTTCATGAAAATGAACTTGATTTGGCTCAGGAATTGCGCTGCGATTTGGTTGTGCATTGTGAAGCCCAGCTTGAATGGCTAGAACGTTATTTCAATAGCAGAAATAAAACTTTTAGCATTTTCTTGAAAATGAATACGGGTATGAATCGACTTGGATTCAGGCCTGAAGCATACCGAATTGCATTTCATCGACTTCATGCCTTGGGGTATCGGATGCATCATATGACTCACTTTGCTAATGCCGACCAAGTAAATTGCTTGCCAACAGTGGGCGAGCAGCTTGACGTATTTACGCAAGCTACTGAGGGCTTGGATGCCCCGACTTCAATGGCTAATTCGGCAGCGGTTTTGTGGCATCGCAACGCTCTAGGTGATTGGGTCAGGCCCGGCATCATGCTTTATGGAGCCTCCCCAACAGGTTTGTATGCGGATATTGAGCATGCAAATCTGAAGGCGGTCATGCAATTGCGAAGTGAAATCATTGACATACAGGAACTACAAAAGGGCGAGCGCATTGGCTATGGTGGCCGTTATGAGGCTTCAGAGGGAATGCGGATAGGGGTGGTTGCGTGTGGATATGCCGATGGTTACCCAAGGCAAGCAGAGGATGGAACGCCTGTCTGGGTGAGTAATGGTCTCCAAGATAGCAAGGGGGTAATTTGCCCTCTTGTTGGGCGGGTTTCCATGGACATGCTAACAGTGGATCTTCGAAATGCCCCTAATGCAAAGATCGGTAGCGTTGTGGAGCTGTGGGGGGATCAAGTGCCAGTCGATGAGGTGGCGCGTATGGGCGATACGATTGGATATGAGCTACTTTGTGCTGTAGCACCAAGAGTTCCAGTTGCTATTGTGTAA
- a CDS encoding outer membrane protein assembly factor BamD — MSDVISDASLRLAGSASPQKSTFLRGFGLIALLIGVVITVLLSGCAGSDGQKDDTDIWSETKLYSEATDKLKDADYAKCGKYFDKLEARFPFGPYSQQAQINAAYCYWKAQEQAQALVAIDRFIKLHQGSPTLDYAYYLKGLITFNDDLGWLGSFTGQDLSERDPKAAKEAFESFKVVVERFPNSKYAPDSLDRMRYIVNSLAEADVIVARFYYQRGAYLAAANRAQLVIRDYDRAPAVEEALYILTKSYEKLGMTQLANDSARVFKLNFPDSQILETGQRVKKERRWWQFWNK, encoded by the coding sequence ATGTCCGACGTAATATCAGACGCCAGTTTAAGGCTTGCTGGGTCAGCTTCACCACAAAAATCCACCTTTTTAAGGGGTTTTGGATTGATCGCCCTTTTGATAGGCGTGGTTATAACCGTGCTCTTAAGCGGCTGCGCTGGTAGCGATGGTCAAAAAGATGACACCGACATTTGGTCTGAAACCAAACTGTATTCAGAAGCAACCGACAAGCTCAAAGACGCTGATTACGCCAAGTGCGGTAAATACTTTGATAAGTTAGAGGCTCGCTTCCCATTTGGCCCCTACTCACAGCAAGCTCAAATAAATGCTGCCTACTGCTATTGGAAAGCACAAGAACAGGCCCAAGCTTTAGTAGCAATCGATCGCTTTATTAAATTACACCAAGGCAGTCCCACACTGGATTACGCGTATTACCTCAAAGGATTAATCACCTTTAATGATGATTTAGGCTGGCTTGGAAGTTTCACTGGTCAGGATTTAAGTGAGCGTGATCCAAAAGCTGCCAAAGAGGCTTTTGAATCATTTAAGGTGGTTGTTGAGCGCTTCCCGAATAGCAAATATGCACCAGATTCCTTAGATCGCATGCGCTATATTGTGAACTCCCTCGCAGAAGCGGATGTGATCGTAGCGCGCTTTTATTATCAACGTGGTGCTTATCTAGCAGCCGCTAACCGAGCACAGCTGGTGATTCGCGACTACGATCGAGCCCCGGCCGTTGAAGAGGCTCTGTATATTTTGACTAAGTCTTATGAAAAATTGGGAATGACTCAGTTGGCCAATGACTCTGCGCGCGTATTTAAACTCAACTTCCCAGATAGCCAAATACTAGAAACTGGTCAACGGGTGAAAAAAGAGCGTAGATGGTGGCAATTCTGGAATAAATAA
- a CDS encoding RluA family pseudouridine synthase produces the protein MALPQTPDSNSVDYIDEEDFISLEIPMEMAGERLDKVLAGSLPDYSRNRLKTWIEAGAVMVDGKVTKARYLLRGGESIKVFPQEMPEQFAFSPENIPLDVVFEDDSMIVINKPSGLVVHPAAGNWSGTLLNGLLFHYPELKALPRAGIVHRLDKDTSGLMVVARTAQAQTALVRQLQDRTVGRRYLAWVWGDAPSQGKVLATVGRDQRDRLKMAAGSPHGKPAATVFRHLAKGAFQESSVALLECRLETGRTHQIRVHLESLSFPLLGDPVYRKKTPGVAKSLPFERQALHAFALSLQHPVTQELHTWFRLPPADLMELLPRVGMTQANLPQEAVVLQSIQNDPAT, from the coding sequence GTGGCATTGCCGCAAACTCCTGATTCGAATTCTGTTGATTATATCGATGAAGAGGATTTCATCTCCCTGGAAATTCCGATGGAGATGGCTGGTGAACGCCTAGATAAGGTGTTGGCAGGGTCTCTGCCTGATTATTCACGAAATCGCCTGAAAACTTGGATAGAGGCTGGGGCTGTTATGGTCGACGGAAAGGTCACCAAAGCACGTTATTTATTGAGAGGCGGGGAGAGTATTAAGGTATTTCCACAGGAGATGCCTGAGCAATTTGCCTTTAGCCCCGAAAACATCCCGCTTGATGTCGTTTTTGAGGATGATTCAATGATTGTGATCAACAAGCCTTCGGGGCTTGTGGTTCATCCTGCTGCCGGAAACTGGTCAGGCACTTTATTAAATGGCTTGTTATTTCATTATCCAGAACTGAAAGCGTTACCAAGGGCTGGTATTGTGCATCGCCTGGATAAAGACACCTCAGGATTGATGGTTGTAGCAAGAACGGCGCAAGCGCAAACTGCTCTGGTTAGGCAATTACAAGACAGAACCGTTGGTCGCAGATATTTAGCTTGGGTATGGGGTGATGCACCAAGCCAAGGTAAAGTTTTGGCTACAGTTGGGCGTGACCAACGAGATCGACTGAAGATGGCCGCTGGTAGTCCTCATGGTAAACCAGCTGCCACTGTATTTAGACATCTGGCTAAAGGTGCATTTCAAGAATCTTCCGTAGCCCTGCTGGAATGTAGGTTAGAGACTGGCAGAACCCATCAAATTCGAGTTCACCTCGAATCCTTGAGCTTCCCACTTCTGGGTGATCCTGTCTATCGCAAAAAAACTCCGGGCGTTGCAAAGTCACTCCCTTTCGAGCGTCAAGCGCTTCATGCTTTTGCATTAAGTTTGCAACATCCGGTCACACAAGAATTGCATACTTGGTTTCGTTTGCCACCAGCTGACCTCATGGAATTACTCCCGCGGGTAGGTATGACGCAGGCCAACCTTCCTCAAGAGGCTGTCGTTCTTCAATCGATTCAAAATGACCCTGCAACATGA